GTTCGGCAAAATCGCTGGCTTTAATATGTGATGATCCCGACGCCCCGGCCGGAACCTGGGTGCACTGGGTGCTTTATGATATCCCCCCTTATGCGCGAGGACTTTCCGAGAAAATCATGGAGGCAGTCAATCCGGTGGTCAGGGTTGAGGGCCGGGTTCAGACATTTTCGCAGGGGAAAAATGATTTCGGCAAGTACGGTTATGGCGGTCCCTGCCCTCCCAAAGGAAAACCGCACCGTTACTTTTTCAAGCTGTATGCGCTCGATATCGAGTTGAAGATCGACAAAGAAACCGTTGTGAGGGGTGTCACTAAGGAAGTTTTACTGGAAAGGATGAAGGGACATATTGTCGCGGAAGCATCTCTGATGGGGAAATATCAGAGAAAATAAAGCCTATTCAATATTTTTGAAAGCGCGGATTATATCGTACGGTTCCGAAGCGGTTATCAATTCCTGTCGGAATGATTCATATCGCAATGCCGTGGCCAGGGATTGGAAAACCTTGAGATAAAAGCTGTCATCATAAGGGGGGGCGGCCATGACAAAGAAAAGTTGCACCGGAAGCCCATCGGGAGCGTCAAATTCGTAACCCCCGTTTACGCGGGCAAAGGCCATAATGAATTCTTTGGCCTGCATCGACCGGATATGTGGAACGGCAATTCCGTGACCGATGGCGGTCGAGGCCTTCCGCTCCCGGTTGATGAAGTCGGTCAGGAGCTTGCAGTTGTTGCCGGTTCGTCCGGAGAGGTCAAGGATATTGACCAGATCGGCCAGAATTCGTTCTTTGTTTCTTTCTTTCCAGCGGTGCGAAAGGGGATCCTCGGGCGGAGTTTCCTGCTCGACCTGAAAATCCAGGACAATCATTTCTTCTTTTAGAAATCGCGAAATATTCATACTTAATCTATTCTATCGACGGCAAGCCTATAAAAATGAAGAATTTATAGTGCCTGCTATCGAAATGTCAAGCCGTAAGTTAGGCATAATCTAGAAAATGATAACAGGTTTTGTCCAGTATTGTTCCTATTGACATTCTATTGCAGTTTAGTTACTTTCGGGCGCTGAGGAGAGCCTGAAAATGGTTAAAAAGACTCTTTATAT
This Candidatus Zixiibacteriota bacterium DNA region includes the following protein-coding sequences:
- a CDS encoding YbhB/YbcL family Raf kinase inhibitor-like protein, producing SAKSLALICDDPDAPAGTWVHWVLYDIPPYARGLSEKIMEAVNPVVRVEGRVQTFSQGKNDFGKYGYGGPCPPKGKPHRYFFKLYALDIELKIDKETVVRGVTKEVLLERMKGHIVAEASLMGKYQRK
- a CDS encoding PTS sugar transporter subunit IIA, which codes for MNISRFLKEEMIVLDFQVEQETPPEDPLSHRWKERNKERILADLVNILDLSGRTGNNCKLLTDFINRERKASTAIGHGIAVPHIRSMQAKEFIMAFARVNGGYEFDAPDGLPVQLFFVMAAPPYDDSFYLKVFQSLATALRYESFRQELITASEPYDIIRAFKNIE